The following proteins are encoded in a genomic region of Clarias gariepinus isolate MV-2021 ecotype Netherlands chromosome 12, CGAR_prim_01v2, whole genome shotgun sequence:
- the LOC128534536 gene encoding NACHT, LRR and PYD domains-containing protein 12-like, with amino-acid sequence MSSLCVHLNLQMERADLDTDNVTPPSKMCKLQIKSSNSPEHSIVSMKSDKSIELPDMFKNGDSSSVHSKLQKKRSHSAEPCWDSMKSDCSLERGWRNLHRPKRDSNAINKHEKVKLNLMKKFKCLDGVIIKQENRTLLNEIYTELYITEGDSGEVNKEHEVRQIEAACRRTTTEETPIKCNDIFKPLSEQDKPIRTVLTKGVAGIGKTVSVQKFIVDWAEGKANQDVHLIFPLPFRELNLMKDQKLSLMELLHVCFEETKEIKMSSLGKVLFIFDGLDECRFPLDFQSTVKVCDVTESASVPVLLINLIKGNLIPSALIWITSRPAATDQIPSECVHRVTEVRGFNDPQKEEYFRKRIRDQSLANNIITHLKSLRSLYIMCHIPVFCWISAAVLGKMLGEAESGEIPKTLTQMYTHFLIIQMNIIREKYSKKQESDEEMLLKLGQLAFEQLEKGNLFFYEEDLRECGIDVREAAVYSGVCTQIFREEFGLHQSKVYCFVHLSIQEHLAALYVHLMFRMTKRNVLEHSRSFNTISDVHKAGVVQALNSETGHLDLFLRFLLGLSLKSNQKLLQVLVTQTERRFQSTEETVQYIKRKISEDLPTEKSINLFHCLNELDDNSLAEEIQRYLKSGKQRKLSSSQWSALVFVLLTSAQELEELDLSKYTSPEKITDSVLVKMMPVIAASRKASIQCHTLKERGWSALVSVLNSETSNIRELHLTVNTMDLSWKKLTDSGVKCLCAVLENPHCKVETLRLQQCGVSGESCAALTSALRSNPSHLKELDLSYNNLGDSGVKCLSGLLENPHCKLETLRLWDCGVPDESCAALASALRSNPSHLRHLNLSKNKIGDAGVKCLSVLKDNEHYKLQTLIW; translated from the exons ATGAGCTCTCTGTGTGTACACTTAAACTTACAAATGGAGAGAGCTGATCTGGACACAGATAATGTGACCCCACCCTCAAAAATGTG taaactCCAGATAAAGAGTTCAAACTCACCAGAACACAGCATTGTCTCCATGAAGAGTGATAAGTCTATAGAGCTTCCTgatatgtttaaaaatggaGACTCCTCATCTGTACACAG TAAACTCCAGAAAAAGAGATCGCACTCAGCAGAGCCCTGCTGGGACTCCATGAAGAGTGATTGTTCTCTGGAACGTGGTTGGAGAAACTTACACAG ACCAAAACGAGACTCTAATGCTATAAATAAACACGAAAAGGTCAAATTAAATCTGATGAAGAAGTTTAAGTGTCTGGATGGAGTAATAATAAAGCAAGAAAACCGAACACTCCTGAATgagatctacacagagctctacatcacagaggGAGACAGTGGAGAGGTCAATAAAGAACATGAGGTAAGACAAATCGAGGCTGCATGCAGGAGAACAACAACAGAGGAAACACCAATCAAATGCAATGACATCTTTAAGCCCTTATCTGAACAAGACAAACCCATCAGAACTGTGCTGACAAAAGGAGTTGCTGGCATCGGAAAAactgtctctgtgcagaagttcattgtggactgggctgaagggaaaGCAAATCAGGATGTCCATCTCATATTTCCACTTCCGTTTAGAGAGCTGAATTTAATGAAGGACCAGAAACTGAGTCTGATGGAGCTTCTTCATGTCTGTTttgaagaaacaaaagaaatcaaaatgtcTAGTTTGGGAAAGGTTCTGTTCATTTTTGATGGATTGGACGAGTGTCGTTTTCCTCTAGATTTCCAGAGCACAGTGAaagtgtgtgatgtaactgaatCTGCATCAGTACCTGTGCTGCTGATAAACCTGATCAAGGGGAATCTAATTCCCTCTGCTCTCATTTGGATCACCTCCCGACCAGCAGCAACTGATCAAATCCCCTCTGAGTGTGTCCATCGAGTCACAGAGGTACGAGGGTTCAATGACCCACAGAAGgaggagtacttcaggaagaggatcagagatcagagcctggccaataacatcatcacacacctgaagtcattaagaagcctctacatcatgtgccacatcccagtcttctgctggatttCAGCTGCTGTTCTAGGGAAAATGTTGGGTGAAGCAGAGAGTGGAGAGATCCCCaagactctgactcaaatgtacacacacttcctcattATTCAGATGAACATCATAAGAGAAAAGTACTCAAAGAAGCAGGAGAGTGATGAAGAAATGCTTCTTAAACTGGGACAACTGGCTTTTGAGCAGCTGGAGAAGGGAAACCTGTTCTTCTATGAGgaagacctgagagagtgtggcattgatgtgagagaagcagcagtgtactcaggtgtgtgtacgcAGATTTTTAGAGAGGAGTTTGGGCTTCACCAAAGTAAAGTGTACTGCTTTGTTCATCTGAGTATTCAGGAACACCTCGCAGCTCTGTAtgtgcacctgatgttcaggaTGACAAAGAGAAATGTTTTGGAACATAGTCGGTCATTTAATACAATCTCAGATGTCCACAAGGCTGGTGTAGTTCAAGCCTTAAACAGTGAGACTGGACATCTAGATCTTTTTCTTCGCTTTCTTTTGGGTCTCTCACTGAAGTCCAATCAGAAACTCTTACAGGTCTTAGtaacacagacagaaagaagaTTCCAGAGCACGGAGGAAACAGTTCAGTACATCAAGAGGAAGATCAGTGAAGATCTTCCCACagagaaatccatcaatctttTCCACTGTCTAAATGAATTGGATGATAATTCTTTAGCAGAGGAAATCCAACGCTACCTGAAATCTGGAAAACAAAGGAAACTTTCTTCTTCACAGTGGtctgctctggtgtttgtgttactgacatCAGCACAGGAGCTGGAAGAACTTGACCTGAGTAAATATACTAGTCCAGAGAAGATAACAGATTCAGTTCTTGTGAAGATGATGCCTGTGATTGCAGCATCCAGAAAAGCAAG TATACAGTGTCATACATTAAAAGAAAGAGGTTGGTCTGCTCTGGTCTCAGTACTCAACTCAGAAACCTCCAATATAAGAGAACTGCATCTGACTGTGAATACAATGGATCTGTCTTGGAAAAAACTaacagactcaggagtgaagtgtctgtgtgctgtactggagaatcctcactgtaaagTGGAGACACtaag GTTGCAGCAGTGTGGTGTCTCAGGTGaaagctgtgctgctctgacttcagctctgagatcaaacccttCACACCTGAAAGAACTGGATCTGTCCTATAATAatctaggagactcaggagtgaagtgtctctctggTTTACTAgagaatcctcactgtaaactggagacactgag GTTGTGGGATTGTGGTGTACCAGATGAAAGCTGTGCTGCTCTTGCTTCAGCtttgagatcaaacccctcacacctaaGACATCTGAATCTGTCTAAGAATAAAATAGGAGAcgcaggagtgaagtgtctctctgtcCTTAAGGACAATGAACATTACAAACTACAGACACTGAT ttgGTGA